The Thiogranum longum genome includes a region encoding these proteins:
- the rpmI gene encoding 50S ribosomal protein L35, with protein sequence MPKMKTNRGAAKRFRKTASGGFKRGQSHLRHILTKKSSKRKRHLGSTEQVHEADQRAVRRMLPFV encoded by the coding sequence ATGCCTAAGATGAAAACCAATCGTGGGGCCGCCAAGCGGTTCCGCAAGACCGCCAGTGGCGGTTTCAAGCGTGGCCAGTCGCATCTGCGCCATATCCTCACCAAGAAAAGCAGCAAGCGCAAGCGCCATCTCGGCAGCACCGAACAGGTGCACGAAGCCGATCAGCGTGCCGTTCGCCGCATGTTGCCATTTGTCTAA
- a CDS encoding cation:proton antiporter family protein: MQPDFIAIGIAFVLGLGARLVGLPPLVGYLITGFILYAIGFRITPTLEEFSDIGVTLLLFSIGLKLRLGSLLMPQIWAVASLHMLITVAVTAIFIAIMGGISVSLFTGLDPSAIALIAFALSFSSTVFAVKVLEEKGEMSSLYGRISIGILIVQDIVAVIFLAVSAGKVPSVWALGLLLLIPLRPLLHKLLEFSGRGELQILFGLVLALGGAHLFELVSVKGDLGALILGVMLASHSRASELARQLLGFKDLFLVGFFLSIGLSGPLSREALVTGVVLLLLVPFKTLLFFGLLSRFRLRVRTALLASLSLANYSEFGLIVAAICVTNGWLGGEWLIAIAIALSLSFIGAASLNRVSYALYSAMRMPLSRFETKERITEEESIDPGEVNVVVFGMGRVGSGTYDAIRQRLGEQVLGVDVDKDTVDKLKASGRNVIRGSATDPEFWDRINLDFDRVSLILLAMPNTQENLFAARQLAQAGYKGKVAAVAKYADEVEKLKQAGVDAAFNLYAEAGAGFAEHVCKALLPEADK; this comes from the coding sequence GTGCAGCCAGACTTCATCGCTATTGGTATCGCTTTTGTATTGGGCCTGGGTGCGCGGCTGGTGGGTCTGCCGCCGCTGGTCGGTTACCTGATTACCGGGTTTATCCTGTACGCCATCGGTTTCCGCATCACACCCACGCTGGAAGAATTTTCTGACATCGGCGTAACGCTGTTGTTGTTCAGTATCGGGCTCAAGCTCCGCCTTGGCAGCCTGCTTATGCCGCAGATCTGGGCCGTGGCTTCCCTGCATATGCTGATCACTGTAGCAGTGACGGCAATCTTTATAGCCATCATGGGTGGCATCAGCGTGTCGCTGTTCACCGGTCTGGATCCGTCAGCGATCGCCCTGATTGCGTTTGCGTTGAGCTTCTCCAGCACCGTGTTTGCCGTCAAGGTACTGGAAGAAAAGGGCGAGATGAGTTCGCTGTATGGCCGCATTTCCATTGGTATCCTTATTGTTCAGGATATCGTTGCGGTGATTTTTCTGGCGGTATCTGCCGGCAAGGTTCCTTCTGTGTGGGCGCTGGGTCTTTTACTGCTGATCCCGCTAAGACCGCTCTTGCATAAATTGCTGGAATTTTCCGGACGCGGTGAGTTGCAAATACTGTTCGGCCTGGTGCTGGCGCTGGGTGGAGCGCATTTGTTTGAACTGGTCAGCGTTAAAGGCGATCTTGGTGCGTTGATTCTGGGTGTCATGCTCGCGAGCCATTCCCGCGCTTCCGAGCTGGCGCGCCAGCTACTGGGATTCAAGGATCTTTTCCTGGTCGGGTTTTTTCTGTCCATCGGTTTGTCCGGCCCGCTCAGCCGGGAAGCGCTTGTCACAGGTGTCGTGTTGTTGTTGCTCGTGCCATTTAAAACGCTGCTGTTTTTCGGTCTGTTGAGTCGATTCCGCCTGCGTGTTCGAACCGCGCTGCTGGCCTCGTTGAGTCTGGCCAATTACAGCGAATTCGGATTGATCGTGGCGGCTATCTGTGTCACTAACGGCTGGCTTGGTGGTGAATGGCTTATCGCCATCGCTATTGCACTGTCGCTGTCGTTTATCGGGGCAGCCAGCCTGAACCGGGTGTCTTATGCCTTATATTCAGCCATGCGAATGCCGTTGTCCCGGTTTGAAACAAAAGAACGTATTACCGAGGAAGAGTCGATCGATCCGGGTGAGGTGAACGTCGTGGTGTTCGGCATGGGGCGTGTCGGAAGCGGCACCTATGACGCTATCCGCCAACGACTGGGCGAGCAAGTGCTCGGCGTGGATGTGGACAAGGATACCGTCGACAAGCTTAAAGCCAGTGGCCGAAATGTGATCCGCGGCAGTGCGACTGACCCGGAGTTCTGGGACCGTATCAACCTGGACTTTGACCGGGTCAGCCTGATTCTGCTGGCCATGCCCAATACGCAGGAAAACCTGTTTGCTGCCAGACAGCTCGCGCAAGCCGGTTACAAAGGCAAGGTGGCCGCTGTTGCCAAGTACGCAGACGAAGTCGAGAAACTGAAGCAGGCCGGTGTAGATGCCGCCTTCAACCTGTATGCAGAGGCCGGCGCAGGTTTTGCCGAACACGTCTGTAAAGCGCTGCTCCCGGAAGCGGACAAGTGA
- the infC gene encoding translation initiation factor IF-3, which produces MAAANKLKHRLNQSIDATEVRLVGAEGEQIGVVPLAEALEKAAEASLDLVEISPQAEPPVCKIMDYGKYRFDEQKKRQAARKKQKQTQVKEIKFRPGTDIGDYNIKLRNLTRFLNDGDKVKVTLRFRGREMAHQELGRDLLKRVEGDLSELATVEQFPKMEGRQMIMVMAPKKK; this is translated from the coding sequence ATCGCTGCAGCAAACAAACTGAAACACCGGCTCAACCAGAGCATTGATGCAACTGAAGTCCGCCTGGTTGGCGCCGAAGGTGAACAAATCGGCGTCGTTCCACTTGCCGAGGCCCTGGAAAAAGCGGCGGAAGCCAGTCTTGATCTGGTCGAGATCTCACCACAGGCAGAACCGCCTGTCTGCAAGATCATGGATTACGGCAAGTACCGTTTCGATGAGCAGAAGAAACGACAGGCTGCACGCAAGAAGCAGAAGCAGACCCAGGTCAAGGAAATCAAGTTCCGGCCCGGTACCGATATTGGCGATTACAATATCAAGCTGCGTAACCTGACCCGGTTCCTGAATGACGGGGACAAGGTCAAGGTTACCCTGCGCTTTCGCGGCCGCGAGATGGCGCACCAGGAACTGGGGCGTGATTTGCTGAAGCGTGTAGAGGGTGATTTGTCGGAGCTTGCTACGGTAGAGCAGTTTCCGAAAATGGAAGGCCGTCAGATGATTATGGTGATGGCACCAAAGAAGAAGTAA
- the thrS gene encoding threonine--tRNA ligase produces the protein MPVVTLPDGSQRSFDHPVTVAEVAADIGPGLARAALAGKVNGELVDTSYCIENDADLAIVTNKDDDALELVRHDAAHIMAQAVQELYPGTQVTIGPAIENGFYYDFAREEPFTPEDLKKIEKRMSEIVKRNLPIEREVWTREQAIKTFSELGETYKVEIIEDIIPEGEELSIYRQGEWFDVCRGPHLPSTAKLPKAFKLMSVAGAYWRGDSNNPMLQRIYGTAWRNKDELKAYLHRLEEAEKRDHRKLGKTMNLFHTQEEAPGMVFWHDKGWRIYLMVQEYIRDKLRDHDYQEVHTPTIIDRSLWEKSGHWEKFQDDMFITESEKRTFAIKPMNCPAHIQIYNQGLKSYRDLPLRLAEFGSCHRNEPSGTLHGLMRVRGFVQDDAHIFCTEAQVLNEVSAFIDLLFEVYRDFGFEDVIIKFSTRPDKRVGADALWDKAEKSLQDALEHKKLDWELQPGEGAFYGPKIEFSLKDCLDRVWQLGTIQLDFSMPDRLGATYIAEDGSKHVPVMLHRAILGSLERFIGILIEHYAGALPLWLAPIQAVVMNITDNQAEYVKKVAETLKNQGIRVNSDLRNEKIGFKIREHTIQRTPYLLVVGDREAESNTVAVRTRSGKDLGSLSLQALSEGLTAEIASRGRNVLEN, from the coding sequence ATGCCCGTAGTCACCCTCCCCGATGGAAGTCAGCGCAGTTTTGATCACCCTGTCACCGTCGCTGAAGTCGCAGCCGACATTGGCCCGGGTCTGGCCAGGGCCGCGCTGGCCGGCAAGGTCAACGGCGAGCTGGTGGATACCAGTTACTGTATCGAGAACGATGCTGACCTCGCTATCGTTACCAACAAGGATGACGATGCGCTGGAACTGGTCCGCCACGATGCCGCGCACATTATGGCGCAGGCGGTGCAGGAGCTGTATCCCGGCACCCAGGTGACTATCGGTCCGGCCATTGAAAACGGTTTCTACTATGACTTTGCACGCGAAGAGCCGTTCACCCCGGAAGACCTGAAGAAAATCGAAAAGCGCATGAGTGAAATCGTCAAGCGTAACCTGCCGATCGAGCGTGAAGTGTGGACACGCGAACAGGCGATCAAAACCTTCAGCGAGCTGGGTGAGACCTACAAGGTCGAAATCATCGAGGACATTATCCCGGAAGGCGAGGAGTTATCCATCTACCGCCAGGGTGAATGGTTCGATGTGTGTCGTGGTCCGCATTTGCCCAGCACCGCCAAACTGCCAAAAGCTTTCAAGCTGATGAGCGTGGCCGGCGCCTACTGGCGTGGCGATTCCAACAACCCCATGTTGCAACGCATCTATGGAACGGCGTGGCGCAACAAGGACGAACTCAAGGCCTACCTGCACCGGCTGGAAGAAGCCGAGAAGCGCGACCATCGCAAGCTCGGCAAGACCATGAACCTGTTCCATACCCAGGAAGAAGCGCCGGGTATGGTGTTCTGGCACGACAAGGGCTGGCGCATTTACCTGATGGTTCAGGAGTACATTCGCGACAAGTTACGCGATCATGATTACCAGGAAGTGCATACACCCACGATCATCGACCGTAGTCTGTGGGAGAAGTCCGGCCACTGGGAGAAATTCCAGGATGACATGTTCATCACCGAATCGGAGAAGCGCACCTTTGCGATCAAGCCGATGAACTGTCCCGCGCATATCCAGATCTATAACCAGGGCCTGAAAAGCTATCGCGATTTACCCTTGCGGCTGGCCGAGTTCGGTTCCTGCCACCGTAACGAACCGTCCGGCACACTGCACGGGCTGATGCGCGTGCGCGGTTTCGTGCAGGACGACGCGCACATCTTTTGTACCGAAGCGCAGGTGCTCAATGAAGTGTCGGCGTTTATCGACCTGCTGTTCGAGGTCTACCGTGATTTCGGTTTCGAGGATGTCATCATCAAGTTCTCCACGCGCCCGGATAAACGTGTCGGTGCCGACGCGTTGTGGGACAAGGCCGAGAAATCGCTGCAAGATGCGCTCGAGCATAAAAAACTCGACTGGGAACTGCAGCCGGGTGAGGGCGCCTTCTATGGCCCCAAGATCGAATTCTCGTTGAAGGACTGCCTGGACCGTGTCTGGCAGCTGGGCACCATCCAGCTCGATTTCTCCATGCCGGACCGGCTCGGTGCCACCTATATCGCCGAGGACGGCAGCAAGCATGTGCCGGTGATGCTGCACCGTGCTATCCTCGGTTCGCTGGAGCGATTCATCGGCATTTTGATCGAACATTACGCCGGTGCACTGCCGCTGTGGCTGGCCCCGATTCAGGCCGTGGTGATGAATATCACCGACAATCAGGCCGAATATGTCAAAAAAGTTGCAGAAACCTTGAAAAATCAGGGAATCAGGGTCAATTCGGACTTGAGAAACGAGAAAATCGGCTTTAAAATCCGCGAGCACACAATTCAGCGCACCCCGTACTTGCTGGTCGTCGGCGACCGGGAAGCTGAATCGAATACTGTGGCCGTGCGCACGCGAAGCGGCAAGGACCTGGGAAGCCTGTCCTTGCAAGCCCTGTCAGAAGGGCTGACCGCTGAAATCGCGAGCCGCGGCCGAAACGTTTTGGAGAACTGA
- the uvrB gene encoding excinuclease ABC subunit UvrB: MTPAGDQPEAIAGLVEGLNDGLAHQTLLGVTGSGKTFTIANVMQQVQRPTLILAPNKTLAAQLYGEMKTFFPHNAVEYFVSYYDYYQPEAYVPSSDTFIEKDASVNDHIEQMRLSATKALLERRDTVLVATVSAIYGLGDPRSYLSMVLHLDRGDRIDQRKLLRRLAELQYTRNDVELSRATYRVRGEVIDVHPAESDAEAVRIELFDDEIENLSCFDPLTGEVLRRVPRLTIYPKSHYVTPRQTLLDCIDDIKEELAERLEHLRNHDKLVEAQRLEQRVRFDIEMMIELGYCSGIENYSRYLSGRKAGEPPPTLLEYLPDDALVVVDESHVTIPQLGGMYKGDRSRKETLVEYGFRLPSALDNRPLRFDEYERLIPQSIFVSATPGKYEAEHAGRVVEQVVRPTGLLDPEIEVRPAGTQVDDVLSEIRKRAAVNERVLITTLTKRMAEDLTEYLSEHDVRVRYLHSDIETVERVEIIRDLRLGEFDVLVGINLLREGLDMPEVSLVAILDADKEGFLRSDRSLIQTMGRAARNVRGKAILYADKMTGSMERAIGETERRRAKQVAYNEEHGITPVTIQKAVADIMEGAYASGAGGAKKFAAIAEEVAEYASLSPDKLAKEVKKLEKQMHQHAQDLEFEEAAKLRDRIRIIQERNLGLMEGV, translated from the coding sequence ATGACCCCGGCCGGCGACCAGCCGGAGGCGATCGCTGGCCTGGTCGAAGGACTGAACGATGGTCTTGCCCACCAGACGCTGCTTGGCGTCACCGGCTCTGGCAAGACCTTCACCATCGCCAATGTTATGCAGCAGGTGCAGCGCCCGACGTTGATCCTGGCGCCGAACAAGACGCTGGCGGCGCAGCTGTACGGCGAGATGAAGACCTTCTTCCCGCATAATGCCGTGGAGTATTTCGTGTCCTATTACGATTACTACCAGCCGGAAGCCTATGTGCCGTCGTCTGACACCTTTATCGAGAAGGATGCGTCGGTCAATGACCATATCGAGCAAATGCGCCTGTCAGCGACCAAGGCGCTGCTGGAGCGGCGTGACACGGTGCTGGTGGCCACGGTATCGGCCATCTACGGCCTCGGTGACCCCCGTTCCTACCTGAGTATGGTGCTGCACCTGGACCGGGGCGACCGTATCGACCAGCGCAAGCTGCTGCGGCGCCTGGCGGAGCTCCAGTACACCCGCAACGATGTCGAACTGTCGCGTGCCACTTACCGGGTGCGTGGCGAGGTTATTGATGTTCACCCGGCGGAATCCGATGCCGAGGCCGTGCGTATCGAACTGTTCGATGACGAAATCGAGAACTTATCCTGTTTCGACCCGCTCACCGGCGAGGTGCTGCGCCGCGTACCGCGTCTGACCATTTATCCAAAGAGTCACTATGTCACCCCGCGCCAGACCCTGCTGGACTGCATCGATGATATCAAGGAAGAACTGGCCGAACGGCTGGAGCACTTGCGTAATCATGACAAGCTGGTCGAGGCACAGCGGCTGGAGCAGCGCGTTCGCTTCGATATCGAAATGATGATCGAGCTGGGCTACTGCTCCGGCATCGAGAACTATTCCCGCTATCTGTCCGGTCGCAAGGCCGGCGAGCCGCCGCCGACCCTGCTGGAATACCTGCCGGACGATGCACTGGTTGTGGTGGATGAATCACACGTCACCATTCCCCAGCTGGGCGGCATGTACAAGGGGGATCGCTCGCGCAAGGAAACGCTGGTCGAATACGGTTTCCGCCTGCCTTCCGCGCTGGATAACCGTCCGTTGCGCTTCGATGAATACGAGCGCCTGATACCGCAGTCGATTTTTGTGTCTGCAACACCCGGCAAATACGAGGCGGAACACGCAGGGCGAGTGGTCGAGCAGGTAGTAAGGCCAACCGGTCTGCTGGACCCGGAGATCGAAGTCCGGCCAGCCGGCACGCAGGTCGATGATGTGCTGTCGGAAATCCGCAAACGGGCCGCAGTCAATGAGCGCGTACTGATTACCACCCTGACCAAGCGCATGGCGGAAGACCTGACCGAATACCTGAGCGAACACGATGTGCGGGTTCGCTACCTGCATTCCGATATCGAAACTGTGGAACGCGTGGAAATTATTCGTGACCTGCGTCTCGGTGAGTTCGATGTGCTGGTCGGCATCAACCTGCTGCGCGAGGGCCTGGATATGCCCGAGGTATCGCTGGTCGCCATCCTCGACGCCGACAAGGAAGGTTTCCTGCGCTCAGACCGTTCACTGATCCAGACCATGGGACGTGCAGCACGTAACGTGCGTGGCAAGGCTATTTTGTACGCCGACAAGATGACCGGTTCCATGGAACGCGCCATCGGTGAAACCGAACGCCGCCGTGCCAAACAGGTAGCTTACAACGAGGAACATGGCATTACCCCCGTGACCATCCAGAAAGCCGTTGCCGACATTATGGAAGGCGCCTATGCCTCCGGTGCGGGTGGTGCGAAGAAGTTTGCTGCGATTGCCGAGGAAGTGGCTGAATATGCCAGCCTGTCGCCCGACAAGCTGGCGAAAGAAGTCAAAAAGCTGGAAAAACAGATGCACCAGCATGCGCAGGACCTTGAATTCGAGGAGGCGGCGAAGCTCCGTGACCGCATTCGCATCATCCAGGAGCGCAACCTCGGGCTGATGGAAGGGGTATGA
- the pheS gene encoding phenylalanine--tRNA ligase subunit alpha — MEALATLEQQAREAIDAASDLKALDEVRVQYLGKKGLLTEQLKQLGKLPAEERPQAGQAINVAKRQVQQAIEARKEALQNAALAEALASERIDVTLPGRGQGAGGLHPVTRTLQRIEQLFSSMGFESVEGPEIEDDYHNFEALNIPAHHPARAMHDTFYIDTHHVLRTHTSPVQIRVMEERKPPFRVIAPGRVYRCDSDLTHTPMFHQVEGLLVDENVSFADLKGLLDEFLKDFFERDDLAVRFRPSYFPFTEPSAEVDIECVICSGKGCRVCSHTGWLEVLGCGMVHPNVFAHVDVDNEDWTGLAFGMGVERLTMLKYGVDDLRLFFENDLRFLQQFR, encoded by the coding sequence GTGGAGGCGTTAGCCACACTCGAACAACAGGCCCGTGAAGCCATCGATGCCGCCAGTGATCTCAAGGCGCTCGACGAGGTGCGTGTTCAGTACCTGGGTAAAAAAGGGCTGTTGACGGAACAGCTCAAGCAGCTTGGCAAGCTACCGGCCGAGGAACGGCCGCAGGCCGGGCAGGCGATCAATGTCGCCAAGCGGCAGGTGCAGCAGGCCATCGAGGCGCGCAAGGAAGCACTGCAGAATGCTGCACTGGCGGAAGCCCTGGCTTCGGAACGTATCGATGTCACTTTGCCGGGGCGCGGGCAGGGCGCGGGCGGTCTGCACCCGGTCACGCGTACCTTGCAACGTATCGAGCAGCTGTTTTCTTCCATGGGTTTCGAGTCGGTCGAAGGTCCGGAAATCGAGGACGATTATCATAACTTCGAGGCACTGAATATTCCTGCCCATCACCCGGCGCGTGCCATGCACGATACCTTCTATATCGATACGCACCACGTGTTGCGAACACATACCTCGCCGGTACAGATTCGCGTGATGGAAGAACGCAAACCACCGTTCCGCGTGATTGCGCCGGGACGGGTATACCGCTGTGATTCCGACCTGACGCATACGCCCATGTTCCACCAGGTGGAAGGTCTGCTGGTGGATGAAAATGTCAGCTTTGCCGACCTGAAGGGTTTGCTCGACGAATTCCTGAAAGATTTCTTTGAGCGCGATGATCTTGCCGTGCGTTTCCGCCCGTCTTACTTCCCCTTTACCGAGCCTTCGGCGGAAGTCGATATTGAATGTGTGATTTGTTCCGGCAAGGGATGCCGTGTATGCAGTCATACCGGTTGGCTCGAGGTGCTGGGCTGCGGCATGGTGCATCCGAACGTATTCGCCCATGTGGACGTCGACAATGAAGACTGGACCGGGCTCGCCTTCGGGATGGGTGTGGAACGCCTGACCATGCTGAAATACGGTGTCGATGACCTGCGCCTGTTCTTCGAAAACGATCTGCGCTTCCTGCAGCAGTTCCGCTAA
- the rplT gene encoding 50S ribosomal protein L20 — MPRVKRGVQARAKHKKVLDKAKGYYGARRKVYRVAKQAVIKAGQYAYRDRRQRKRQFRALWIARINAAARENGMSYSRFINGLSKAGIEVDRKVLADLAVFDAPAFSALAEQAKASLAG, encoded by the coding sequence ATGCCTAGAGTAAAACGTGGTGTTCAGGCGCGAGCCAAACACAAGAAGGTCCTCGACAAGGCCAAGGGTTATTACGGCGCACGCCGCAAGGTCTACCGTGTCGCCAAACAGGCGGTCATCAAGGCCGGCCAGTACGCCTACCGTGACCGTCGTCAACGCAAGCGTCAGTTCCGTGCATTGTGGATTGCCCGTATCAACGCCGCAGCCCGGGAGAACGGCATGTCCTACAGCCGTTTCATCAACGGACTGAGCAAGGCCGGTATCGAAGTCGACCGCAAGGTGCTTGCCGATCTGGCCGTGTTTGATGCGCCTGCCTTTAGTGCGCTGGCAGAACAAGCGAAAGCCAGCCTCGCAGGTTAG
- a CDS encoding pyridoxal phosphate-dependent aminotransferase, whose protein sequence is MGRHHAAIIKRIAGVNDITLSQRVQRVKPSPTLAVTARAAELRAAGKDIIGLGAGEPDFDTPDHIKEAAIQAIRNGATRYTAVDGTAELKSAIINKFRRDNGLTCQPDEILVSCGGKQSFYNLCQALLNPGDEVIIPAPYWVSYPDMVRLADGEPVIVRAGLEQRFKITPEQLEAAISPRTRLFVINSPSNPTGVAYSRAELEALAAVLLRNPQILVATDDMYEHILWSDEPFVNIVNVAEELVPRSIVLNGVSKAYAMTGWRIGYAGGPKPLIQAMKKIQSQSTSNPAAVSQAAAVEALDGDQSCIAPMLAAFHERHDYVVAALNALDGVRCAEADGTFYAFPDFSSVIEQLDGINDDAELAEHLLNEAGVALVPGSAFGAPGYLRLSFATGMDTLKDALGRIAGVL, encoded by the coding sequence ATGGGCCGCCATCATGCAGCCATTATCAAAAGGATCGCCGGAGTGAATGACATCACCCTGTCACAACGTGTGCAACGGGTTAAGCCCTCACCGACCCTCGCCGTCACCGCACGTGCCGCTGAGCTACGCGCCGCGGGCAAGGACATTATCGGCCTTGGGGCCGGCGAGCCGGATTTCGACACCCCGGATCACATCAAGGAAGCCGCCATCCAGGCGATCCGCAATGGCGCCACCCGTTACACGGCGGTGGACGGCACAGCAGAACTCAAAAGCGCCATTATAAACAAGTTTAGGCGCGATAACGGATTAACCTGCCAACCCGACGAGATTCTGGTGTCGTGCGGTGGCAAGCAGAGCTTCTACAACCTGTGCCAGGCGCTGCTCAACCCGGGTGACGAGGTCATCATTCCGGCACCCTACTGGGTATCCTACCCGGACATGGTGCGGCTGGCTGACGGCGAACCGGTCATCGTGCGTGCCGGACTGGAGCAACGCTTCAAGATCACGCCGGAGCAGCTGGAAGCCGCCATTTCACCCAGGACACGGCTGTTTGTCATCAACAGTCCTTCCAACCCCACCGGCGTCGCCTACAGCCGCGCCGAGCTGGAAGCACTGGCGGCAGTGCTGTTGAGAAACCCGCAGATCCTGGTGGCCACTGATGATATGTACGAACACATCCTGTGGTCGGATGAACCGTTCGTAAACATCGTCAATGTAGCGGAAGAACTGGTTCCACGCAGTATTGTGCTGAACGGGGTTTCCAAGGCCTACGCCATGACCGGCTGGCGCATTGGCTATGCCGGCGGACCAAAGCCGCTGATCCAGGCGATGAAAAAAATCCAGTCACAAAGCACTTCGAACCCCGCCGCCGTGTCACAGGCGGCCGCCGTGGAAGCACTGGACGGCGACCAGTCCTGTATTGCACCCATGCTGGCGGCCTTTCATGAACGCCATGATTATGTAGTCGCCGCGCTCAACGCGCTGGATGGCGTGCGCTGCGCCGAAGCCGATGGCACCTTTTACGCCTTTCCGGATTTCAGCTCCGTTATCGAACAGCTGGACGGTATCAACGATGATGCCGAACTGGCCGAGCATCTGCTGAATGAAGCCGGCGTAGCGCTGGTGCCCGGCTCTGCCTTCGGTGCTCCCGGCTACCTGCGCCTGTCCTTCGCCACCGGCATGGACACCCTGAAAGACGCGCTGGGACGTATCGCCGGCGTTCTTTGA